A genomic window from Nitrospiria bacterium includes:
- a CDS encoding peptidase MA family metallohydrolase: MDDPQESTPALKRILFLLILTLAVLPNLPSLAREIGSIETDEAVIRYDEPLGGVAQETAASYPGILRNLESRLGWTLGSRPEIMIVKDREVFAEMGAGGYAVAFAVPRRGLIVIDNARVRIDPFSLEPILTHELAHLILHRHIPEDALPRWLDEGVAQWVSGGTAEIALMEGTGPRLKQAVLSGQWVPFNSLAGPFPADDPALSLAYEQSRSFVEFIVQRYGSAGLLRILNGLRDGKRIEDAVEGALAVSFGELEAAWRDHLKQEVTWIVYVSNQLPAILFFLGAVLTVLGFIRFLVRKRKYKDEVWEEDE, encoded by the coding sequence GTGGACGATCCCCAGGAATCGACCCCAGCCTTGAAACGGATTCTTTTCCTTCTCATCCTAACCCTGGCCGTACTCCCGAACCTTCCATCGTTAGCGCGCGAGATCGGGTCCATTGAAACGGACGAGGCGGTCATCCGTTATGATGAGCCCCTGGGCGGCGTGGCACAGGAGACGGCGGCGTCCTACCCCGGGATCCTTCGGAATCTTGAGAGCCGATTGGGATGGACCCTGGGTTCCCGGCCGGAGATCATGATCGTCAAGGATCGGGAGGTTTTTGCGGAGATGGGGGCTGGGGGCTACGCGGTCGCCTTTGCCGTACCCCGACGGGGCTTGATCGTCATCGACAACGCCCGGGTGCGGATCGATCCCTTCAGCCTTGAGCCGATCCTGACACATGAGCTGGCCCATCTCATCCTTCACCGCCATATTCCGGAGGACGCACTTCCCCGGTGGCTGGACGAAGGGGTGGCCCAGTGGGTCAGCGGCGGAACGGCCGAGATCGCATTGATGGAGGGAACCGGCCCCCGGCTCAAACAGGCCGTTCTCTCCGGGCAATGGGTTCCCTTCAACTCCCTGGCCGGGCCCTTCCCGGCGGACGACCCGGCCCTGTCCCTGGCCTACGAGCAGAGCCGGAGCTTTGTGGAGTTTATCGTCCAGCGCTACGGAAGCGCCGGGCTGCTACGGATCCTGAACGGCTTGCGGGATGGAAAGCGGATCGAGGACGCCGTCGAGGGGGCGCTGGCGGTTTCCTTCGGGGAGCTTGAGGCCGCCTGGCGGGACCACCTCAAACAGGAGGTGACCTGGATCGTCTACGTGAGCAACCAGCTTCCGGCCATCCTGTTCTTCCTCGGGGCGGTCCTCACCGTTCTGGGATTCATCCGGTTCTTGGTCCGGAAACGGAAATACAAAGACGAGGTTTGGGAGGAGGATGAATGA
- the ettA gene encoding energy-dependent translational throttle protein EttA, which translates to MATYQFIYTMNKVTKIVPPKRKILEDISLSFYPGAKIGVLGLNGSGKSSLLRIMAGVDPDFLGEAKPAKGVKIGFLPQEPRLDPAKDVRGNVEEGVAGTKALLDEFNAVSAKFSEPMSDDAMAALLEKQGQLQERIDAVNAWELDRQLEIAADALRIPPWEADVTKLSGGEKRRVALCRLLLSAPDMLLLDEPTNHLDAESVAWLERFLKEFPGTVVAVTHDRYFLDNVAGWILELDRGKGIPWEGNYSSWLDQKTQRLSLEEKQETAKRRALEHELEWVRTAPKGRHAKSKARLSAYEALASEETQKRNETKDIVIPPGPRLGDLVIEAADIKKGFGDRLLIDGLTFSLPRGGIVGIIGPNGAGKTTLFNMIAGIEKPDGGTLRIGETVKIAYVNQSRDTLDDKKNVWEEISGGKDVIQVGKREVPSRAYVGGFNFKNTDQQKRIKDLSGGERNRVHLAKVLKSGGNVLLLDEPSNDLDIETLRALEEALLDFAGCALIISHDRWFLDRIATHILAFEGESRVVWFEGNYQDYEADKHKRLGTDADQPHRIKYKKLTR; encoded by the coding sequence GTGGCGACGTATCAGTTTATTTACACGATGAACAAGGTGACGAAGATCGTTCCTCCCAAGCGGAAGATCCTGGAAGATATTTCGCTTTCGTTCTATCCCGGCGCGAAGATCGGGGTGTTGGGACTCAATGGTTCCGGCAAATCGAGCCTGCTTCGGATCATGGCCGGGGTCGACCCCGATTTTTTAGGGGAGGCGAAACCGGCCAAGGGGGTGAAGATAGGCTTCCTGCCGCAGGAGCCCCGCCTGGATCCCGCCAAGGACGTGCGGGGCAACGTGGAAGAAGGGGTGGCCGGGACGAAGGCCTTGCTCGACGAATTCAACGCGGTCAGCGCCAAATTTTCCGAGCCGATGTCGGATGACGCGATGGCGGCCTTGCTCGAGAAGCAGGGCCAGCTCCAGGAAAGGATCGACGCGGTCAACGCCTGGGAGCTCGACCGGCAGTTGGAGATCGCCGCCGACGCCCTCCGGATTCCGCCCTGGGAGGCCGACGTGACGAAACTCTCCGGGGGTGAAAAGCGCCGGGTGGCGCTCTGCCGCCTGTTGTTATCGGCACCGGACATGCTCCTCCTGGACGAGCCGACCAATCACCTCGACGCCGAATCGGTCGCCTGGCTCGAGCGCTTCCTCAAGGAATTTCCGGGTACGGTAGTCGCCGTCACGCACGACCGGTATTTTCTCGACAACGTCGCCGGCTGGATCCTGGAGCTGGATCGCGGCAAGGGTATTCCCTGGGAAGGCAACTACTCCTCCTGGCTCGATCAGAAGACGCAGCGCCTTTCCCTGGAAGAAAAACAGGAGACCGCGAAGCGCCGTGCGCTCGAGCACGAGCTGGAGTGGGTGCGCACCGCGCCGAAGGGGCGGCACGCGAAGAGCAAGGCGCGCCTGAGCGCCTACGAAGCCCTGGCGTCGGAGGAGACGCAAAAAAGAAACGAGACGAAGGACATCGTCATTCCGCCGGGGCCGCGCCTCGGGGATCTGGTCATCGAGGCGGCCGATATCAAGAAAGGGTTCGGCGACCGCCTCCTGATCGACGGCCTTACCTTCAGCCTCCCGCGGGGCGGGATCGTCGGGATCATCGGGCCGAACGGCGCCGGGAAGACGACGCTCTTCAATATGATCGCCGGGATCGAGAAACCCGACGGCGGGACGCTTCGCATCGGCGAGACGGTGAAGATCGCCTACGTCAATCAATCGCGCGATACGCTCGACGACAAGAAGAATGTCTGGGAGGAGATCTCCGGCGGGAAGGACGTGATTCAGGTCGGAAAACGGGAGGTCCCGTCGCGGGCGTATGTCGGGGGCTTCAATTTCAAGAACACCGATCAACAGAAGCGGATCAAGGATCTCTCCGGCGGGGAGCGGAACCGGGTCCACCTGGCGAAGGTCCTCAAAAGCGGCGGCAACGTCCTGCTGCTCGACGAGCCGAGCAACGACCTCGATATCGAGACGCTCCGCGCGCTGGAGGAGGCCCTGCTCGATTTCGCCGGCTGCGCGCTGATCATCAGCCACGATCGCTGGTTCCTCGACCGGATCGCCACCCACATCCTGGCCTTCGAAGGGGAGAGCCGCGTGGTCTGGTTTGAGGGGAATTATCAGGACTACGAGGCCGATAAACACAAGCGTCTCGGCACGGACGCCGACCAGCCGCACCGGATCAAATACAAGAAGTTAACCCGTTGA
- a CDS encoding SIMPL domain-containing protein (The SIMPL domain is named for its presence in mouse protein SIMPL (signalling molecule that associates with mouse pelle-like kinase). Bacterial member BP26, from Brucella, was shown to assemble into a channel-like structure, while YggE from E. coli has been associated with resistance to oxidative stress.) has translation MNRRSLYLTALAMIFLVGPRITAAFGEDKGDSPGAPVIRTQGDAVLTAEPDLAEIQIGVQTEDPSAQVAAQKNAERADAVLKALREFLGRDADIRTVAYSLNPVYPVPRDGKSGAVRYTATNMLRVKTDQLKRVGEVIDRANKAGANISGGLQFRIKDDAAMRLKALEQASREARAKADAIASALGIKVKRILEVEEIEQGPRPFPRNRAFAGVAMEAAPTPIEAGTLEIQAAVALTAELTR, from the coding sequence ATGAATCGTCGTTCATTATATCTCACGGCACTGGCCATGATTTTCCTTGTAGGCCCGCGGATTACCGCGGCCTTCGGAGAGGACAAAGGGGATTCCCCCGGAGCTCCGGTGATCCGCACGCAGGGCGATGCGGTGCTGACGGCCGAGCCCGATCTGGCCGAGATCCAGATCGGGGTGCAGACGGAGGACCCGAGCGCGCAGGTCGCGGCCCAGAAAAACGCGGAACGGGCCGACGCGGTCCTCAAGGCGCTTCGCGAGTTCCTCGGCCGCGACGCGGACATCCGGACCGTCGCCTACTCGCTCAACCCCGTCTATCCCGTTCCGAGGGACGGAAAAAGCGGCGCCGTCCGCTATACCGCGACGAACATGCTCCGCGTCAAGACGGACCAGCTCAAGCGTGTGGGGGAGGTCATCGACCGGGCGAACAAGGCGGGGGCCAATATAAGCGGCGGACTCCAATTCAGGATCAAGGACGATGCCGCGATGCGGCTCAAGGCCCTCGAACAGGCCTCACGGGAGGCGCGGGCGAAAGCCGACGCGATCGCCTCCGCGCTCGGCATCAAGGTCAAACGCATCCTGGAGGTGGAAGAAATCGAACAGGGACCGAGGCCTTTTCCCCGCAACCGCGCCTTCGCCGGGGTCGCGATGGAGGCCGCGCCGACGCCGATCGAGGCCGGAACGCTCGAGATCCAGGCCGCCGTCGCACTGACCGCGGAGCTGACCCGATAA
- a CDS encoding DUF2007 domain-containing protein encodes MKRIKLVLNDVQWSLVRGILEEAGIRYSILNEQFSSLYPGPALGAFAREILVADEDEAKARGRLEEFFE; translated from the coding sequence ATGAAACGCATAAAATTGGTTCTGAATGATGTCCAGTGGTCCCTGGTCCGGGGCATTCTGGAGGAGGCCGGGATCCGATATTCGATTCTCAACGAGCAGTTCTCAAGCCTCTACCCCGGCCCGGCCCTGGGCGCCTTCGCGAGGGAAATCCTCGTGGCCGACGAGGACGAGGCAAAGGCCCGCGGACGGCTCGAGGAATTTTTCGAATAG
- a CDS encoding DUF4395 family protein — MSRDAQLNFIQQQGFKDASAAVCETQYPALMFQPRLIGVIVALGLILQAPALFLLLSAVLWWNVLLPALNPFDALYNGLIAVPKGLPKLRPAPGPRRFAQGMAASFMLGIGLSILWERPVAAGVLEGLLVVALAALVFGKFCLGSYIFHLIRGQAAFANRTLPWARGN; from the coding sequence ATGTCACGCGACGCTCAACTTAACTTCATCCAACAACAAGGGTTCAAGGACGCAAGCGCCGCCGTCTGTGAGACGCAATATCCCGCATTGATGTTCCAGCCGAGGCTCATCGGAGTGATCGTGGCGCTAGGATTGATCCTGCAGGCCCCGGCCCTGTTCCTGCTTCTCTCGGCCGTCCTGTGGTGGAACGTCCTCCTGCCGGCCCTCAACCCCTTCGACGCCCTCTACAACGGTCTGATCGCCGTACCGAAGGGGCTCCCGAAACTCAGGCCCGCTCCGGGGCCGAGGCGCTTCGCGCAGGGGATGGCGGCGTCCTTCATGCTCGGCATCGGGCTCTCCATTCTTTGGGAACGGCCTGTCGCGGCCGGGGTGCTGGAGGGATTATTGGTCGTGGCGCTCGCGGCCCTGGTCTTTGGAAAATTCTGCCTGGGGTCCTACATTTTTCACCTCATACGGGGCCAGGCCGCGTTTGCCAACCGTACGCTTCCATGGGCCCGGGGCAACTGA
- a CDS encoding heme-binding protein: MDGYRLIVLSGIVLGLGWFPHPVKAQGLRTEKVLPLALAAEAAEAALAACEEQGYHVSVAIVDGDGVVRVLMRGDGAGPHTADSSGRKAYTAASLGRPTGDLVKIVAGNPANEGLRNMNEKILILAGGLPVKTGEEVIGGIGVGGAPGGEKDETCAQAGLDKIKDRLK, from the coding sequence ATGGACGGCTATCGTTTGATCGTCCTGTCCGGGATCGTGCTGGGTCTCGGTTGGTTTCCGCATCCGGTGAAGGCGCAGGGACTCCGGACCGAGAAAGTCCTGCCGCTGGCGCTCGCAGCCGAGGCGGCCGAGGCGGCGCTGGCCGCCTGCGAGGAACAGGGCTATCACGTCAGCGTCGCGATCGTCGACGGCGACGGGGTGGTGCGGGTCCTGATGCGCGGCGACGGCGCCGGTCCCCACACGGCGGACAGCAGCGGGCGCAAGGCCTACACGGCCGCGAGCCTCGGCCGGCCGACCGGGGATCTCGTCAAGATCGTCGCCGGAAACCCGGCCAATGAAGGGCTTCGAAATATGAATGAAAAAATTCTGATTCTGGCCGGGGGACTGCCCGTGAAGACGGGCGAGGAGGTGATCGGCGGCATCGGCGTCGGCGGCGCCCCCGGCGGCGAGAAGGACGAGACCTGCGCCCAGGCGGGATTGGATAAGATCAAGGACCGGCTGAAGTGA
- a CDS encoding cupredoxin domain-containing protein, which yields MRIRKRWLRTGFILFILMTAVLSFLSAGDFVLTAAETAQVDIVIRNYTFEFQGGALRPNQPGTIVLKNLDKVQHGFTSPYLREQDVQVETAGGTAYGLGISGVYINPGETLRIHFTPNRPGSFQFRCDLHPNMKGELVLLSVQGVKD from the coding sequence GTGCGGATTCGTAAACGATGGTTGCGGACCGGGTTTATATTGTTTATATTGATGACCGCGGTATTGTCTTTCCTTTCGGCAGGCGATTTCGTCCTGACCGCTGCGGAGACCGCGCAGGTCGATATCGTCATCCGGAACTATACCTTCGAATTTCAAGGCGGGGCGCTCCGGCCGAATCAGCCGGGAACCATCGTCCTAAAAAATCTGGACAAGGTCCAGCACGGCTTCACCTCTCCCTATCTCCGGGAACAGGACGTTCAGGTGGAAACGGCCGGCGGGACCGCTTACGGGCTGGGGATCAGCGGAGTCTACATCAACCCCGGGGAAACACTCCGGATTCACTTCACGCCGAACCGGCCGGGCAGTTTTCAATTCCGTTGCGACCTGCATCCGAACATGAAGGGTGAGCTGGTCCTCCTGTCCGTGCAGGGGGTAAAAGACTGA
- a CDS encoding DUF488 family protein — MVRLKRVYEKPSKEDGFRVLVERLWPRGLTKERAGIDLWLKEIAPSDRLRKWFGHDPVRWEDFRKRYEAELRKKKEALDPLRRRIDEGDVTLVYAARDEAHNSAVALKRFLGY; from the coding sequence ATGGTACGACTCAAGCGGGTCTATGAAAAACCCTCCAAGGAAGACGGGTTCCGGGTTCTCGTCGAGAGGCTCTGGCCGCGGGGGCTGACGAAGGAGAGGGCCGGAATCGATCTGTGGCTGAAGGAGATCGCCCCCAGCGACCGGTTGAGAAAATGGTTCGGCCATGATCCGGTCCGGTGGGAGGATTTCCGAAAACGCTACGAGGCCGAACTGAGGAAGAAAAAGGAAGCGCTCGATCCCCTCCGGCGCAGGATCGACGAAGGGGATGTGACCCTGGTTTACGCGGCGCGGGATGAAGCCCACAACAGCGCCGTGGCGCTGAAACGGTTTCTCGGTTATTAA
- a CDS encoding C40 family peptidase: protein MGPRRVIGMTILALVFLAGCAGNPPRADFPRHPKDDERSFTPAQSEVIKTARSLLGRPYRFGGTTPEGFDCSGFVGYVYRRAARLALPRETHELVHSGKPVSVAEIAPADLVYFKIEHQKPLHVGIYIGDGKFIHAPSARGHVNIQNLGEEYWRDRYLGARRLL, encoded by the coding sequence ATGGGTCCGCGGCGGGTCATCGGGATGACGATCCTCGCGCTTGTGTTCCTGGCGGGCTGCGCCGGGAACCCTCCCCGCGCGGATTTTCCACGGCATCCAAAGGATGACGAACGATCGTTCACGCCGGCTCAGTCCGAGGTGATCAAGACCGCGCGTTCTCTTTTGGGCCGTCCGTACCGCTTCGGAGGGACGACGCCGGAAGGGTTTGACTGCAGCGGGTTCGTGGGCTACGTCTATCGGCGGGCGGCCCGTCTCGCCCTTCCCCGCGAGACGCATGAATTGGTCCATTCCGGAAAACCGGTTTCGGTCGCCGAGATCGCGCCGGCCGACCTGGTCTATTTCAAGATCGAGCACCAGAAGCCGCTTCACGTGGGAATTTATATCGGCGACGGAAAATTCATCCATGCCCCCAGCGCCCGCGGGCATGTCAATATCCAGAATCTCGGGGAAGAATACTGGCGGGATCGCTACCTCGGCGCGCGTCGGCTGCTCTGA
- a CDS encoding EAL domain-containing protein — protein sequence MGAGNGRIGQIKARDRHLWLISISVIVALTLTIITIYAPDLMGIPMAPSRAELSTYLSGLAVLICLFCLYVIQAHARLDRLRDELVEKEQEKTEVQRLLREVEERSNEHLKTKEALEREMAERKQAEERVVYLAYHDGLTDLPNRRLFEDRLGQELSRLRWRKRVMAVLFLDIDRFKQFNDHLGHHVGDALLVAFSERLKLCLRPGDTVARLGGDEFAILLTDLAREGDVSLIIQKILDSLIKPINVEGSDLSVTTSIGVSLSPKDGEDTSTLLKTADMAMYRAKEEGGNSFQYYDPVFQKQRSEWLSLESALRLALERQEFLLHYQPQVDLDSGRVVGVEALVRWRHPEKGLISPGKFIPLAEETGLIIPIGEWVLRTACAQAVVWRSGGFKDLRISVNLSPRQFRQKNLIETVGRVLKETGIEPRCVELELTESIMQNAETSVKALRRLKAMGLEISIDDFGMGYSSLSYLKRFPINTLKIDQAFIHHLTDDPDDPLIVTAIITLAHNLRLKAIAEGVETADQLKLLRLLRCDLIQGYYFSQPLPADEMSGLLAEDRRLS from the coding sequence ATGGGGGCCGGAAACGGACGGATCGGCCAGATCAAGGCTCGCGATCGCCATTTATGGTTGATATCGATCTCCGTGATCGTGGCCCTGACCTTGACGATCATCACCATCTACGCGCCGGATCTGATGGGCATCCCCATGGCGCCGAGCCGGGCCGAACTGTCCACCTACCTGTCCGGTCTGGCGGTCCTGATCTGTCTGTTCTGTCTTTACGTAATTCAGGCCCACGCCCGCCTGGACCGTTTAAGAGACGAGCTCGTCGAGAAAGAACAGGAAAAGACCGAGGTTCAGAGGCTGCTCCGGGAGGTCGAAGAGCGATCCAACGAACACCTCAAGACGAAGGAAGCGCTTGAAAGAGAGATGGCCGAGCGGAAGCAGGCCGAGGAACGGGTGGTGTATCTCGCGTACCACGACGGCCTGACCGATCTGCCCAATCGCCGGCTCTTTGAAGACCGTCTCGGGCAGGAATTGAGCCGGCTGCGATGGCGCAAGCGGGTGATGGCCGTCCTTTTTCTCGACATCGACCGCTTCAAACAGTTTAACGACCACCTCGGCCATCATGTCGGGGACGCGCTGCTGGTGGCCTTTTCGGAACGGCTGAAGCTCTGTCTTCGTCCGGGCGACACGGTCGCGCGGCTGGGCGGGGACGAGTTTGCGATCCTGCTGACCGACCTGGCCCGGGAAGGGGATGTCTCCCTTATCATTCAAAAGATCCTCGACTCCCTGATCAAGCCGATCAACGTTGAAGGGAGCGATCTCTCCGTCACGACCAGCATCGGCGTCAGTCTCTCTCCCAAAGACGGGGAGGATACCTCCACGCTGCTGAAGACGGCGGACATGGCGATGTACCGGGCCAAGGAGGAGGGCGGAAACAGCTTTCAATATTATGATCCGGTTTTTCAAAAACAGCGGAGCGAGTGGCTTTCCTTGGAGAGTGCGCTTCGACTGGCCTTGGAGCGCCAGGAGTTCCTCCTGCACTATCAGCCGCAGGTCGATCTCGATTCGGGGCGGGTCGTCGGGGTCGAGGCCCTGGTCCGTTGGAGGCATCCGGAGAAGGGCCTCATTTCCCCCGGAAAATTCATTCCCCTGGCGGAGGAAACGGGACTGATCATCCCGATCGGGGAATGGGTTCTTCGGACCGCTTGCGCCCAGGCCGTGGTCTGGCGTTCCGGAGGGTTCAAAGACCTTCGGATCTCGGTGAATTTGTCCCCCCGCCAGTTCCGGCAGAAGAATTTGATCGAGACGGTCGGCCGCGTCCTGAAGGAAACCGGGATCGAGCCCCGTTGCGTTGAGCTGGAGTTGACCGAAAGCATCATGCAGAATGCCGAGACGTCGGTCAAGGCGCTCCGCCGGCTGAAAGCGATGGGATTGGAGATATCGATCGACGATTTCGGAATGGGCTATTCCTCTTTGAGCTACCTCAAGCGTTTCCCGATCAACACGCTGAAGATCGATCAGGCCTTTATCCATCATCTCACTGACGACCCCGATGATCCCCTCATCGTGACCGCGATCATCACGCTGGCCCACAACCTCCGTCTGAAAGCGATTGCGGAGGGGGTGGAGACGGCCGATCAGCTCAAACTGCTTCGGCTGCTTCGCTGCGACCTCATTCAAGGTTATTACTTCAGCCAACCCTTGCCGGCGGATGAGATGTCCGGGCTTTTGGCCGAAGACCGCCGGTTGTCGTGA
- the hemL gene encoding glutamate-1-semialdehyde 2,1-aminomutase — MKRTRSAQLFEQSQRLIPGGVNSPVRAFKAVGGQPLFIAKGRGAKIWDADGNAYLDYVLSWGPMILGHAHPQVIRAIRAAATKGTSYGAPTGLEVRLAGMIRKAFPSMELTRLVSSGTEAAMSAIRLARGFTGRDKILKFDGCYHGHADSLLVKAGSGLATLGVPDSPGVPADLAKHTLTAPYNDLSAVRKIFDQHGREIAGLIVEPVAANMGVVPPKDFFLQGLRDITRQYDSLLIFDEVITGFRVAFGGAQERLGVIPDLTCLGKIIGGGLPVGAYGGKREIMERIAPLGPVYQAGTLSGNPLAVTAGIETLKLLSRPGVYRKLEERSEHLSNGLTDAAKKAGVAVFGSRFASLMTLFFTDRIVTDFASAKTSDTKGYAKFFTAMLDAGIYLAPSQFEAAFLSTAHTDADIEKTIKAAYAAVRKM; from the coding sequence ATGAAACGCACACGATCCGCGCAACTCTTCGAACAATCCCAGCGTCTGATTCCCGGCGGCGTGAACAGCCCCGTCCGGGCCTTCAAAGCGGTGGGCGGACAGCCGCTTTTCATCGCGAAGGGCCGGGGGGCGAAGATCTGGGATGCGGACGGTAACGCTTACCTGGATTACGTCCTGTCCTGGGGCCCGATGATCCTGGGCCACGCCCATCCGCAGGTCATCCGGGCCATCCGGGCGGCCGCGACCAAGGGCACGAGTTACGGCGCTCCGACCGGGCTGGAGGTCCGCCTGGCCGGGATGATCCGGAAGGCCTTTCCGTCGATGGAATTGACCCGGCTGGTCTCCTCCGGAACCGAGGCCGCGATGTCGGCCATCCGGCTCGCGAGGGGTTTCACCGGCCGCGACAAGATCCTCAAATTCGACGGCTGCTATCACGGCCACGCCGACAGCCTGCTGGTGAAGGCCGGTTCGGGCCTTGCCACGCTGGGAGTGCCCGACAGTCCCGGTGTTCCGGCCGATCTGGCCAAGCACACCCTCACCGCCCCCTATAACGATCTTTCGGCCGTCCGAAAGATTTTTGATCAACACGGGCGGGAGATCGCCGGCCTGATCGTGGAGCCGGTCGCGGCCAACATGGGCGTCGTCCCGCCCAAGGATTTTTTCCTGCAGGGCCTGCGCGACATCACGCGGCAGTACGACAGCCTCCTGATTTTCGACGAGGTGATCACCGGCTTTCGCGTCGCGTTCGGCGGGGCCCAGGAGCGGCTCGGGGTGATTCCGGATCTCACCTGCCTGGGTAAGATCATCGGCGGGGGCCTGCCGGTCGGGGCCTACGGGGGAAAGCGGGAGATCATGGAGCGGATCGCGCCGTTGGGACCGGTCTATCAGGCCGGAACGCTCTCGGGCAATCCGCTGGCCGTGACGGCCGGGATCGAGACCCTCAAGCTTCTGAGTCGGCCGGGCGTCTACCGGAAACTCGAAGAGCGGTCGGAGCATTTATCGAACGGGCTGACCGACGCCGCCAAAAAAGCCGGCGTCGCGGTTTTCGGGTCGCGCTTCGCCTCGCTGATGACCCTGTTCTTCACGGACCGGATCGTGACGGACTTTGCCTCGGCCAAGACCTCCGACACCAAAGGCTACGCGAAATTTTTTACCGCGATGCTCGACGCGGGGATCTACCTGGCGCCCTCCCAGTTCGAGGCCGCGTTTCTCTCAACGGCGCATACCGACGCCGATATCGAAAAGACGATCAAAGCGGCCTACGCAGCGGTCAGGAAGATGTAA
- a CDS encoding D-sedoheptulose 7-phosphate isomerase, with the protein MMKSKIKEEFLESAEVKRLFVEESADLIAQTTERIIAALKQGRKILLFGNGGSATDASHLAAELVNRYTQNRRALPAIALTTDPSVITSIGNDSDFSEIFARQIEALGQKGDIAIAISTSGKSPNVLKGVETARKIGMATIGFTGGDGGLLAKRVEHAFIVPSPVTARIQETHITLGHVICRLVEEAFSE; encoded by the coding sequence ATGATGAAATCCAAGATCAAAGAAGAGTTTTTGGAAAGCGCCGAGGTGAAGCGGCTCTTCGTCGAGGAGTCGGCCGACCTGATCGCCCAGACGACCGAGCGGATCATCGCCGCACTCAAGCAGGGCCGGAAAATCCTCCTCTTCGGAAACGGAGGCAGCGCGACCGACGCCTCCCATCTCGCGGCCGAGTTGGTCAACCGATACACCCAAAACCGCCGGGCGCTGCCGGCGATCGCGCTGACAACGGATCCGTCCGTGATCACGAGCATCGGCAATGATTCCGATTTCTCAGAGATCTTCGCGCGGCAGATTGAGGCGCTGGGACAAAAAGGCGACATCGCGATCGCCATCTCAACTTCCGGAAAATCGCCCAACGTTTTAAAAGGCGTCGAGACCGCGCGCAAGATCGGCATGGCCACGATCGGATTCACCGGCGGCGACGGCGGGTTGTTGGCGAAGCGGGTCGAACATGCCTTCATCGTCCCGTCCCCGGTCACGGCCCGCATCCAGGAAACCCATATCACCCTCGGCCACGTGATCTGCCGGCTGGTCGAAGAGGCCTTCAGCGAATAA
- the rfaE2 gene encoding D-glycero-beta-D-manno-heptose 1-phosphate adenylyltransferase produces MTRSSFRVRSSPRSKVKTVRQLKTILGRLRKRGERIVFTNGCFDLLHIGHLRYLQRARRQGDRLVVGINSDRSVRAIKGPPRPLLPQAERAELLAALSCVDYVTIFSEPDPLAVITALQPDVLIKGSDWGHNKIIGREAVERRGGRVRRVPLVKGVSTTRLIEKILKL; encoded by the coding sequence ATGACCCGGTCCTCTTTCCGTGTTCGATCTTCACCCCGATCGAAAGTCAAGACCGTTCGTCAATTGAAAACGATCCTGGGCCGTCTGCGGAAGCGGGGTGAACGGATCGTATTCACAAACGGCTGCTTCGATCTGCTCCATATCGGCCACCTCCGATATCTCCAGCGAGCCCGACGGCAGGGCGACCGCTTGGTGGTCGGGATCAACAGCGACCGGTCGGTCAGGGCGATCAAAGGGCCTCCCCGCCCCCTGCTCCCGCAGGCCGAACGGGCCGAGCTTCTCGCGGCCCTGTCCTGCGTGGACTACGTCACGATCTTCAGCGAGCCGGATCCCCTTGCGGTGATCACGGCGTTGCAACCGGATGTCTTGATCAAAGGCAGCGATTGGGGTCACAATAAGATCATCGGCCGGGAGGCGGTCGAACGTCGCGGAGGCCGGGTCCGGCGGGTCCCGCTGGTCAAGGGCGTATCCACCACGCGGCTGATTGAAAAGATTTTGAAACTCTAA